Proteins encoded within one genomic window of Companilactobacillus zhachilii:
- the mutS gene encoding DNA mismatch repair protein MutS, with translation MPQKTKETPMMEQYLEYKKQYPDAFLLYRVGDFYEMFYDDAVKGSQILELTLTSRNKKADEGIPMCGVPHHAIEGYIDTLVDKGYKVAVCDQLENPADAQGKMVKRGVTRVVTPGTIMDKSDQAKENNYITAITAHQNVFGLAYADLSTGEVKVTSVESQLDLTNELQNLDTKETVVSGSFPQKYLDQLRKYGILISKLDDLDENYSFDFSQIESDTEVNTVKLLISYLVKTQMRSLDHLKAAESYETSSYLLMDHSAQRNLELFKNIRTNKKSGTLLWLLDETKTAMGSRLLKQWLARPLINVEKLKERQHFVQVFLDNYFQRSSFQDYLTKVYDLERLAGRVAYGTVNGRDLIQLKTSLEQVPEIKSILLDIGDDELTAYVEKIDEVADIRDLIDKAIVEEAPISVTGGGLIKEGYNDQLDKYLDASKNGKQWLASLKAKEQELTGISNLKIGYNKVFGYYIEVSRANIDKVPEDRYQRKQTLVNAERYITPELKDKESLILEAEEKSKSLEYHLFDQIRSKIKDQIRRIQSLANILSRLDVLQSFSVVSEDYHYVAPKFIEEHELQITNGRHPVVEKVLSNNSYIPNDVNFDDKTDILLITGPNMSGKSTYMRQMALIVIMAQIGCFVPADSASLPIFDHIFTRIGAADDLISGDSTFMVEMREANDALKNATPNSLIIFDEIGRGTATYDGMALAQAIIEYIDKHVKAMTLFSTHYHELTELESQLPGLRNVHVDASEENGDLVFLHKVLPGPADKSYGIHVAKLAGLPEDVLNRAGKILSSLEETSVHTTTSESIQEPKAEPIEPAKETVPEKATVKPESVESDEEQQLSLFPETPKQTKRLSSKESQVIKELDNQDLMGITPIEAINLLYKWQKKLK, from the coding sequence ATGCCTCAAAAAACAAAAGAAACACCAATGATGGAGCAATATCTGGAGTATAAGAAACAATATCCAGATGCTTTTTTGTTATATCGTGTCGGTGATTTTTATGAGATGTTTTATGACGATGCCGTTAAAGGTTCACAAATTCTGGAACTTACATTGACATCCCGTAATAAAAAGGCTGATGAAGGTATTCCTATGTGTGGAGTACCACATCACGCTATCGAAGGTTACATTGATACACTTGTGGATAAAGGTTACAAAGTTGCGGTTTGTGACCAACTAGAGAATCCCGCTGATGCACAGGGCAAGATGGTCAAACGAGGTGTGACTCGAGTAGTTACACCTGGTACGATTATGGATAAATCTGATCAAGCCAAGGAAAACAACTATATTACTGCTATTACAGCACACCAAAATGTCTTCGGTTTAGCATATGCTGACCTTTCAACTGGGGAAGTTAAAGTTACATCAGTCGAAAGTCAATTAGATTTAACTAATGAATTACAAAATTTGGATACGAAAGAAACAGTTGTTTCAGGAAGTTTTCCACAGAAGTATCTTGATCAATTACGTAAATATGGTATTTTAATTTCAAAATTAGATGATTTAGACGAAAATTATAGTTTTGATTTTTCACAAATTGAATCTGATACCGAAGTTAATACCGTCAAGCTGTTGATAAGTTATTTAGTAAAGACTCAAATGCGTTCACTAGATCACTTGAAGGCCGCTGAATCATATGAGACTTCTTCCTATTTATTGATGGACCATTCCGCCCAACGTAATTTGGAACTGTTCAAAAATATCCGGACAAACAAAAAGTCGGGAACACTTTTATGGCTTTTAGATGAAACTAAAACAGCCATGGGTAGTCGTTTATTGAAGCAATGGTTAGCTCGTCCGTTGATTAATGTCGAAAAACTGAAAGAGCGTCAACATTTCGTGCAAGTCTTTTTGGATAATTATTTTCAAAGATCTTCATTCCAAGATTATTTGACGAAGGTTTATGATTTGGAACGTTTAGCAGGTCGAGTTGCCTACGGAACAGTCAATGGTCGTGATTTGATTCAGTTGAAGACCTCGTTGGAACAAGTTCCAGAAATTAAATCGATTTTACTAGATATCGGTGATGATGAATTAACAGCCTATGTGGAAAAGATTGATGAGGTTGCCGATATTCGTGATTTGATTGATAAGGCAATTGTTGAGGAAGCTCCGATTTCAGTCACTGGTGGTGGCTTGATCAAAGAAGGCTATAACGATCAACTCGATAAATATCTTGATGCTTCTAAAAATGGTAAGCAGTGGCTAGCTAGTTTGAAAGCTAAGGAACAAGAATTAACAGGCATTAGTAACTTAAAGATTGGCTACAACAAGGTCTTTGGTTACTATATTGAAGTCAGTCGTGCTAATATCGATAAAGTTCCTGAAGATCGTTATCAACGAAAACAGACATTGGTTAATGCTGAACGTTACATTACGCCAGAATTAAAAGATAAAGAAAGTTTGATTCTTGAAGCTGAGGAAAAATCAAAGAGTTTGGAATATCACCTTTTTGATCAGATTAGAAGTAAAATTAAAGATCAAATCAGACGAATCCAAAGTCTAGCTAATATTTTGTCACGTTTAGATGTGTTACAAAGTTTTTCAGTTGTTAGTGAAGATTATCATTATGTTGCGCCTAAGTTTATTGAGGAACACGAGTTACAAATAACTAATGGTCGCCATCCAGTTGTGGAAAAAGTTTTGAGCAATAATAGTTACATCCCTAATGATGTTAACTTTGATGACAAGACTGATATTTTGTTGATTACGGGACCAAATATGTCAGGTAAGAGTACCTATATGCGTCAAATGGCGTTGATTGTAATCATGGCACAAATTGGTTGTTTCGTACCCGCTGACAGCGCAAGTTTGCCAATTTTTGACCATATTTTTACAAGAATTGGAGCGGCAGATGATTTGATTTCTGGGGATTCAACATTCATGGTCGAAATGCGAGAAGCAAATGATGCCTTAAAAAATGCAACTCCCAACAGTTTAATTATTTTTGATGAGATTGGCCGAGGAACTGCCACCTATGACGGAATGGCTTTAGCTCAAGCAATTATTGAATACATCGATAAACACGTCAAAGCAATGACCTTGTTTTCAACGCATTACCATGAATTGACCGAACTAGAAAGCCAGTTGCCGGGATTAAGAAACGTCCACGTCGATGCTTCAGAAGAGAATGGTGACTTAGTCTTTCTACATAAAGTTTTACCAGGACCAGCTGATAAATCATACGGAATCCACGTTGCCAAGTTAGCCGGACTACCAGAAGACGTCTTGAACCGAGCAGGTAAGATATTAAGTAGTTTGGAAGAAACATCAGTCCATACAACGACTTCAGAAAGTATTCAAGAACCTAAAGCAGAACCAATCGAACCAGCAAAAGAAACCGTACCCGAGAAGGCAACTGTGAAACCAGAATCAGTTGAAAGTGATGAAGAGCAACAATTATCACTATTCCCAGAAACGCCCAAGCAGACAAAGAGGTTGTCTAGCAAAGAGTCACAAGTTATCAAGGAACTTGATAATCAAGACTTAATGGGGATAACCCCAATAGAAGCCATTA
- a CDS encoding isopeptide-forming domain-containing fimbrial protein, with product MKVIKSIPKVLLAFLTSLFVFFIFNHSEIPIHAASSDAINTSANVMAQYDGITNWKLQRYTPSNQIGEIPIGGNVSLGYTFGAARNASGKVTGGDNTITLSSTIGSAKLGPNSSAPTINNSKINIFLNNNGKYYGILHQGDSSYIGSGGHPERASDTSIDFALITGKQDSYFYNDMNVLANLETISSEPGSSKLFYTGTDANGRPAYKLAGYYAKKSVFVQIVLKADPSGAPIVWRELYVYNPNGPAQYQTFYGEDTGLNPNNNLTDTVDSVPMFAIGDKKGLYLRSGADSNGVNYDPASKLFITNDVAGGFKDFMGRTLTNPGNWSIKGRSGSGNASSITNPTLPWTSSPNETQNGDTNLPANSNLLVLNENTPQEYKVVDSDGRQDSAYTLRWPQTNSASASVERFVSKIGATISGYAIPTMKLTYKNMNRNDGTNQVNDRLHFNISVRNDGLNSNWTISRILNAMPKGLTIDPKTSVSLTNGNSIDYNPNSSIEVGESADFSFDAIIDNTAPYNLDSKGNLTNKASVFGNNSGQNDTRELTDSVTIPVQIPKFKYRFTELLRNETTDPNGTFTNKVTAQKDDIIDYKVDFVSNGSSIVSNAYFYNKFEADDGLELVPNSVAWNGNNYNTMDVPMGALRNNQTYTVTFKAKVTGISQKTTSNSASLIYGLDGDTGYSNRMDVEEPAIVDIQDAPQTTAITEVPSGIDFGSVNSAGFERLLKNISTTGNLRITHAADSPFQVSVSYDNDGDTPISSNGNKLVQDDGNTLLLNQAKKDTTDLWKPLNAFPTAINFDGFNGSYKDLDLTKYVGKNKWQLRVPANSQAGQYNGQVTWSIEDTLAE from the coding sequence ATGAAAGTGATTAAGTCAATTCCAAAAGTACTACTTGCTTTTCTCACTAGCTTATTTGTGTTCTTTATTTTTAATCACTCTGAAATACCTATTCACGCCGCTTCGTCAGATGCTATCAACACGTCGGCCAATGTTATGGCACAATACGATGGCATCACTAATTGGAAATTGCAGCGGTACACGCCTTCTAATCAAATCGGAGAAATTCCTATTGGAGGAAATGTTTCTCTTGGTTACACTTTTGGTGCTGCTCGTAATGCCAGTGGTAAAGTCACAGGCGGTGACAATACAATCACGCTATCAAGTACAATTGGTTCAGCAAAATTAGGACCAAATAGTAGCGCTCCGACAATTAATAATTCCAAAATAAATATTTTTCTAAACAATAATGGTAAATACTATGGCATCCTCCACCAAGGTGATAGCTCATATATCGGTAGCGGTGGTCATCCCGAAAGAGCGTCTGACACTTCAATCGACTTTGCTTTAATTACTGGTAAACAGGATTCATATTTTTATAACGATATGAATGTGTTAGCCAATTTGGAGACCATCAGTTCTGAACCAGGCAGCAGTAAGTTATTTTACACTGGAACAGATGCAAACGGTCGACCTGCATATAAATTGGCTGGTTACTATGCTAAGAAATCTGTTTTTGTGCAAATTGTTTTAAAAGCCGACCCTAGCGGTGCACCTATCGTCTGGCGAGAATTGTATGTCTATAATCCTAATGGTCCAGCACAATATCAAACTTTCTATGGTGAGGATACTGGACTTAACCCTAACAACAATTTAACCGATACCGTAGACAGCGTCCCCATGTTCGCTATTGGTGATAAGAAGGGGTTATATCTACGCAGTGGTGCCGACTCTAATGGTGTAAACTATGATCCAGCATCAAAATTATTCATTACCAATGATGTAGCTGGTGGCTTTAAAGATTTTATGGGACGGACACTAACAAATCCCGGTAACTGGAGTATCAAGGGACGTTCAGGAAGTGGAAATGCTTCTTCAATCACTAACCCAACCTTGCCTTGGACTTCATCCCCCAATGAAACTCAAAATGGTGATACTAACTTACCTGCAAATAGTAACCTTCTAGTTTTAAATGAAAATACTCCACAGGAATATAAAGTTGTTGATTCTGACGGCAGACAGGATTCTGCATATACTTTAAGATGGCCTCAAACAAATTCAGCCTCCGCATCAGTCGAACGCTTTGTCTCTAAAATTGGAGCAACTATTTCCGGCTATGCTATTCCAACAATGAAACTAACGTACAAAAACATGAACCGTAACGACGGCACCAACCAAGTCAATGATAGGTTGCATTTTAATATATCCGTTCGAAATGACGGACTTAATTCTAACTGGACGATAAGTCGAATTTTAAATGCTATGCCAAAGGGATTAACTATCGATCCCAAAACCAGTGTCTCTCTCACCAATGGCAACTCAATTGATTACAATCCTAACAGTTCCATTGAAGTAGGAGAGTCAGCCGATTTTAGTTTTGATGCAATAATTGACAATACTGCTCCTTATAACTTAGATTCAAAAGGTAATCTGACTAATAAAGCTAGCGTATTTGGAAATAATAGTGGTCAAAACGATACTCGGGAATTGACTGATAGTGTAACGATTCCAGTTCAAATCCCCAAATTTAAATATCGTTTTACAGAACTATTAAGAAACGAAACTACCGATCCTAATGGAACCTTTACTAACAAGGTCACTGCTCAAAAAGACGACATTATCGATTACAAAGTGGATTTTGTCAGCAACGGCTCCAGTATTGTAAGCAATGCATACTTTTACAACAAATTCGAAGCTGATGACGGACTGGAATTAGTCCCTAACAGTGTCGCTTGGAATGGCAATAATTATAATACTATGGATGTTCCAATGGGAGCACTCCGGAACAATCAAACCTATACTGTTACTTTCAAAGCCAAGGTTACTGGCATTTCACAAAAGACCACTTCAAATTCCGCCTCACTCATCTATGGTTTGGATGGAGATACTGGGTATAGTAATCGTATGGATGTCGAAGAACCAGCAATAGTTGATATTCAAGATGCACCACAAACAACAGCGATTACCGAAGTCCCATCAGGAATTGATTTTGGAAGTGTTAACAGTGCTGGTTTTGAACGTCTCCTGAAGAATATCAGTACAACCGGCAATCTTCGTATTACCCATGCGGCTGATTCACCTTTCCAAGTGAGCGTTAGTTATGATAATGATGGTGACACACCTATTTCAAGTAATGGCAATAAGTTAGTTCAAGACGACGGTAATACTTTACTACTTAATCAAGCCAAAAAAGATACTACTGACCTTTGGAAACCACTAAATGCCTTTCCGACTGCAATCAACTTTGACGGCTTTAATGGTTCTTATAAAGACCTAGATTTAACTAAGTACGTTGGAAAAAATAAATGGCAACTGCGAGTTCCAGCTAACAGTCAAGCTGGCCAATACAATGGTCAAGTAACTTGGTCCATTGAAGATACACTTGCTGAATAG
- a CDS encoding TIGR00282 family metallophosphoesterase has translation MKILFVGDVVGSIGIKAIETYLPEIKKKVKPQLTIVNGENAAGGKGTKEPDYQKITRAGADVVTGGNHTWDKREILDFIDDPKKNILRPYNFSGENVPGRGFLKIKVNTKEVYVINMQGTALMQPLDNPFIAADKLISKLDKDAIKFVDFHAETTSEKIAFANYMVGRVSAVCGTHTHVQTNDAQVINKQTAYLTDVGMTGSYDGILGDKKEPIINRFLTQRPNKFDVDEDGRMQIGFAVIEINDQTNNARSIKNYVITPNNQSFLN, from the coding sequence ATGAAAATACTCTTCGTTGGCGATGTCGTTGGTAGTATCGGCATTAAGGCTATAGAAACATATCTACCTGAGATCAAAAAGAAGGTTAAACCACAGTTAACAATTGTTAATGGTGAAAACGCTGCTGGTGGTAAGGGTACTAAAGAACCTGATTATCAAAAAATTACTCGTGCTGGTGCTGATGTTGTTACGGGAGGAAATCATACTTGGGATAAACGAGAAATTTTAGATTTCATCGATGATCCAAAGAAAAATATTTTACGTCCCTATAACTTTTCTGGGGAAAATGTTCCCGGACGTGGTTTTCTAAAGATTAAAGTAAATACTAAAGAAGTTTATGTTATCAATATGCAAGGAACTGCTTTGATGCAGCCACTTGATAATCCATTCATTGCGGCGGATAAGTTAATTAGTAAATTAGATAAAGATGCCATTAAGTTTGTCGACTTCCACGCTGAAACAACCAGTGAGAAAATTGCTTTTGCTAATTATATGGTTGGCCGTGTTTCTGCTGTTTGTGGAACACATACTCACGTTCAAACCAATGATGCACAGGTTATTAACAAGCAAACTGCTTATTTGACCGATGTCGGGATGACTGGGTCATATGATGGTATTTTAGGCGATAAAAAAGAACCGATTATCAACCGATTCTTAACGCAAAGACCTAATAAATTTGATGTTGATGAAGATGGTCGCATGCAAATTGGCTTTGCTGTGATTGAGATCAACGACCAAACTAATAATGCTCGTAGTATTAAGAACTATGTTATAACACCAAATAATCAATCATTTTTAAATTAA
- a CDS encoding MerR family transcriptional regulator: protein MKQFFTIGQLSNLFNVKISALRYYDEIGLLKPAKINHQTNYRYYSTEQFERLNVINYLRALDLPVESIKHFFEARDIDKLEEMLKEQKVQVQQQILTLKNIERRIDTRISQVDNAVNSVIDKIEIVDVPEMAVIYLNEDYRPNDDIEFPIATLRQKFGVDKNIFLGKIALTINQANLLARRFDSYNGLLLIMEPGDEGDATTTLKAGKYIRLRFRGTHDTAARQYPLMINYCQKHNFKITGPAN, encoded by the coding sequence TTTCACGATTGGGCAACTATCAAACCTTTTTAACGTTAAGATTTCAGCGTTGCGTTATTACGATGAAATTGGACTATTAAAGCCCGCTAAAATAAACCATCAGACGAACTACCGCTATTATTCGACCGAACAATTTGAACGTCTGAATGTCATTAATTATTTACGTGCATTAGATTTGCCGGTTGAATCAATCAAGCATTTTTTTGAGGCACGTGATATTGATAAATTGGAAGAAATGCTCAAAGAACAAAAAGTACAAGTTCAGCAACAAATTTTGACTTTGAAAAATATTGAACGTCGAATCGATACGCGAATCAGTCAAGTTGACAATGCGGTTAATAGCGTTATTGATAAAATTGAAATTGTTGATGTACCAGAAATGGCGGTAATTTACTTGAACGAGGATTATCGTCCCAATGATGATATTGAATTTCCTATAGCAACATTGCGACAAAAGTTTGGCGTCGATAAAAATATTTTTCTAGGCAAAATTGCTTTAACAATTAATCAAGCTAATCTTTTGGCAAGAAGATTTGACAGTTACAATGGGTTGCTACTGATTATGGAACCAGGAGATGAGGGAGATGCAACAACTACATTGAAGGCAGGAAAATATATTCGACTGAGATTTCGTGGCACACACGATACAGCAGCCCGTCAGTATCCATTAATGATTAATTATTGTCAGAAGCATAATTTCAAAATTACTGGTCCGGCAAATTGA
- a CDS encoding DUF554 domain-containing protein, producing the protein MIGTIFNVCMILVGSFTGSYFKKGIKPAYNEILTQALGLAAIAIGLNAVVQHMPKSHYPVLFIVSLAVGGLIGQWLNLEKRFDNLVGKFSKPNPDGSSNLAEGLATAVLLYCIGSLSILGPIQAALNKDYTFLFTNGMLDGITSIVLASTFGIGMALAAIAVFTWQGSIYLIAMLLQNSINNDMITELTIVGGILIMASGLGLLNIKKIKVLNLLPALIVPIVVIAIMQLF; encoded by the coding sequence ATGATAGGAACAATCTTTAACGTCTGCATGATTTTAGTGGGGAGTTTTACTGGTAGTTATTTTAAAAAAGGAATCAAGCCGGCGTATAATGAGATCCTGACACAAGCTTTGGGCTTAGCAGCGATTGCTATCGGCTTGAATGCAGTTGTGCAACATATGCCCAAAAGTCATTATCCAGTGCTGTTCATTGTCAGTTTGGCAGTCGGCGGTTTGATAGGACAATGGCTGAATTTAGAAAAACGTTTTGATAATCTAGTAGGAAAGTTTTCAAAACCTAATCCTGACGGTAGCAGTAATTTAGCTGAAGGATTGGCAACGGCCGTATTGTTGTATTGTATTGGTTCATTGTCGATTCTAGGTCCAATTCAAGCGGCCTTGAATAAGGACTACACGTTCTTATTTACTAATGGGATGCTTGATGGAATTACTTCAATTGTTTTGGCATCAACATTTGGTATCGGGATGGCTTTGGCGGCTATCGCTGTTTTTACTTGGCAAGGAAGTATTTATTTGATTGCCATGTTGCTACAAAATTCAATCAATAACGATATGATTACTGAATTGACAATCGTTGGTGGTATTTTGATTATGGCGTCAGGGCTTGGTTTGTTAAATATCAAAAAAATAAAAGTGTTGAATTTATTACCAGCTTTGATAGTTCCGATTGTAGTTATTGCAATTATGCAATTGTTTTAG